One Notolabrus celidotus isolate fNotCel1 chromosome 16, fNotCel1.pri, whole genome shotgun sequence DNA window includes the following coding sequences:
- the med10 gene encoding mediator of RNA polymerase II transcription subunit 10, whose translation MAEKFDNLEEHLEKFIENIRQLGIIVSDFQPSSQAGLNQKLNFMISGLQDIEKCRQQLHEINVPLEVFEYIDQGRNPQLYTKECLERALDRNEQVKGKIDTMTKFKSLLISELGKVFPEEMSKYKAIHGEDAPS comes from the exons atggctgaaaagtttgataATCTGGAGGAGCATTTGGAGAAATTTATTGAGAATATTCGACAGCTGGGAATCATCGTCAGCGACTTCCAGCCCAGCAGTCAGGCAGGACTCAACCAGAAACT aAATTTCATGATATCCGGACTGCAGGACATCGAGAAGTGCCGTCAGCAGCTTCACGAGATCAACGTACCGCTCGAGGTCTTTGA ATACATTGACCAAGGTCGAAACCCTCAGCTGTACACGAAGGAGTGTCTGGAAAGAGCCTTGGATAGGAATGAGCAGGTCAAAGGAAAGATCGACACTATGACT AAATTCAAAAGCCTCCTTATTTCGGAACTCGGCAAAGTCTTTCCAGAGGAGATGTCCAAGTATAAGGCTATCCATGGAGAAGATGCCCCCTCCTAG